A window of Periplaneta americana isolate PAMFEO1 chromosome 9, P.americana_PAMFEO1_priV1, whole genome shotgun sequence genomic DNA:
TGCCACATTTCATCTCTATGGTagaatttgttgtttagtcaactgaccgaagacaggtctgaacctcacaggtgataccaagaaggcaacaCATATgatgcaactaggccaggaaataatggagtagggtgaccagtttcaTTCCCCCTAGTTGAATTTGTAGTTTCGCGTATTAACTGTTTTTCGCTCCATGGGAAACATATTCCGCAGTATGAACCCTTAATTGTAAGATAAGTCTGTACTCACAACATAGGTGTGAGGGGGGATGTCGACAATGTGCGAGACCCATAGGATGCACGTGATGAAGAAGCATGCGGTGAGTCCAATGATCTGCGTCATGAGCTTGCCGAACATGGTACCGGCCTCACTGCGCGTCACGCCGTTGTCTTCGTTGACGTCTAAGATGCCAGTCGGTAGGTAGTCGTCGGGGAAGAAGTCGATGCGGTTCATGCCCACACGGATCTGCACTTCGGAGAACATGCCGCCCACCGCGATGCATAGTACCTGCGTACGGTAGTAACTGTGCTCAAACTGCACTTTCTGCACAGCCATGGCCGTTACTTACTCTACAGCCATACCtactacagtccgcatttcacgagaagatccgcgcaaggaatgcgagtttttccccccacTCTTTTAACCTATCCCCCACACGGAACCGGCTGGCCATTGACTGAgacttgtttgtcccagccgaccaatgacaccactcccatccacctgctccttcaag
This region includes:
- the LOC138705675 gene encoding uncharacterized protein, whose product is MFSEVQIRVGMNRIDFFPDDYLPTGILDVNEDNGVTRSEAGTMFGKLMTQIIGLTACFFITCILWVSHIVDIPPHTYVNMLFGVLCGTYSISGGSIFIDVFRNANNMKDTASTIEMAMWTGGIAITNGFIYIIDLIVDYLANKKW